The DNA sequence GTGGAGTGTACCAACGGCGCCTTTACGTGTATTGTAGTAGAAACTGTAGTCTATGCTGTCACGGACCCAGTTAAAGATCCTTACCGCCTTATCATAGGTTGAGTTACAGCCTGATGTGAGGTTACTGCTTAGAGAAGAGATCTCCTCATCCGAAACCTGGCAGTTATCGGTTTCCTTCAGATAATCAGAGAGTTCAGCGTATCCGACCCTTGTAACCTTTCTGTATCGTGTCTCGGTAACCCAGCGGTAGGTCTTTTTGTACCGGGTCACATAGGTGTAGGCATAGGTGTAACGGACCCTGTATTTCCCCTTCCGGTAGTAGTAGGTCCTGGTGGCCTTTTTAACCTTCACCCTGTAGGGCTTAAGGTAGGATACCTTCACCCGCACCTTATAGGGGACGTATTCATGGTAGGTGTAGTTCACTGTGGTCGATGCTGATGCCTTTGTATATGCAGCACTTGTGTTTCCGGTTGTACTGGATGTTAGATTTGATTCAGCTGCATTCACATCTCCAGCAGGCAGTACCACTACTCCGAGAAGCAGCAGTAATGCAAGT is a window from the Methanothermobacter thermautotrophicus str. Delta H genome containing:
- a CDS encoding transglutaminase-like domain-containing protein, which gives rise to MNGGGKIKRHSILALLLLLGVVVLPAGDVNAAESNLTSSTTGNTSAAYTKASASTTVNYTYHEYVPYKVRVKVSYLKPYRVKVKKATRTYYYRKGKYRVRYTYAYTYVTRYKKTYRWVTETRYRKVTRVGYAELSDYLKETDNCQVSDEEISSLSSNLTSGCNSTYDKAVRIFNWVRDSIDYSFYYNTRKGAVGTLHSGSANCCDHTHLLVALARASGIPARYMHGNCVFRSGNTYGHVWGQLYVNGRWYDADATSFSNALGTVNNWDRSSAFIKGVYAELPF